The Cetobacterium somerae ATCC BAA-474 sequence CCAAGCATCGGTGGAGCTCCCCTTGCTATTTTCTTAGGACTTATAGCTGGAAACACTTTTGCTAAATCAACTATTTTTGCTCCTGGTTCTAAATTTTCGGAAAGTGATTTACTTTCATATTCAATTGTTTTATTAGGAGGTACTTTAAGTATTAACACTATTTTACAACTTGGTGTTTCTGGTATCGCTTTTATTCTTTTACAAATGACTTTAACAATTGCTTTAACTATGTTCATCGGTAAAAAACTTGGATTTTCAAAACATTTCAGAGCTCTTATGGCAAGTGGAAATGCCGTTTGTGGGTCTTCAGCAATTGGAGCTAGTTCACCAGTAATTAATGCTGAAGACAATGATAAAGGGATATCTATTACAATTGTTAATTTAACAGGAACTATGCTTATGTTTGCTTTAATTCCTATAGCTGGTTATTTTTATAATTTTGAAACTTTACAAACTTCAGCTCTTCTTGGTGGTATTTTGCAATCAGTTGGACAAGTTATCGCAGCAGGAAGTATGGTTAATCATAATGTTCTTGAAATGGCGACTATTTTTAAAATTGTAAGAATTGTATTTTTAGTTATTGTTGTTCTATGGTTATCAAGAGAATTTAAT is a genomic window containing:
- a CDS encoding YeiH family protein, which codes for MSIFNSAKKIIPGLLLCILIAQLGVFLGKFVPSIGGAPLAIFLGLIAGNTFAKSTIFAPGSKFSESDLLSYSIVLLGGTLSINTILQLGVSGIAFILLQMTLTIALTMFIGKKLGFSKHFRALMASGNAVCGSSAIGASSPVINAEDNDKGISITIVNLTGTMLMFALIPIAGYFYNFETLQTSALLGGILQSVGQVIAAGSMVNHNVLEMATIFKIVRIVFLVIVVLWLSREFNNKELEMDTEFALEEEAYSKKKNKISVPWYIIGFFILCILFSFGLIPGEVSKTFKMISSKFEIVALAGIGMRVNISELIKQGPKASLYGLLVGLSQIIIAIILIKIFI